From one Gracilibacillus salinarum genomic stretch:
- a CDS encoding HU family DNA-binding protein produces the protein MNKTDLINAVAEKSELSKKDATKAVDAVFESIMDSLKDSEKVQLIGFGNFEVRERAARKGRNPQTGDEIEIPASKVPAFKPGKALKDIVK, from the coding sequence ATGAACAAAACAGATCTAATCAATGCAGTTGCTGAAAAAAGTGAACTTTCTAAAAAAGATGCAACAAAAGCTGTAGATGCAGTTTTTGAATCTATCATGGATTCACTAAAAGATAGCGAAAAAGTACAACTAATTGGTTTTGGTAATTTTGAAGTACGCGAGCGTGCTGCACGTAAAGGGCGTAATCCACAAACTGGGGATGAAATCGAAATTCCAGCAAGCAAAGTGCCTGCTTTTAAACCAGGTAAAGCCCTTAAAGATATCGTAAAATAA
- a CDS encoding demethylmenaquinone methyltransferase, with product MTKQSKEEKVHQVFEKIYSNYDHMNSIISFQRHKKWRYDVMKKMQVENGEKALDVCCGTGDWSFALSEAVGDDGEVVGLDFSQNMLSVAEDRKQQHSFDNVEFVHGNAMDLPFEDNYFDYVTIGFGLRNVPDYLQTLKEMHRVVKPGGTVVCLETSQPTGTLFRKIYYFYFKNIMPLFGKIFAKSYQEYVWLHESAKDFPDKEPLKRLFEDAGLINVQYKSYTGGVAAVHLGEKQGKK from the coding sequence ATGACGAAACAATCAAAAGAAGAAAAAGTACATCAGGTATTTGAAAAAATCTATAGTAATTATGATCATATGAACTCCATCATCTCGTTTCAACGTCATAAAAAGTGGCGGTATGATGTAATGAAAAAGATGCAAGTTGAAAATGGGGAAAAAGCATTGGATGTTTGCTGCGGGACAGGTGACTGGTCATTTGCATTGTCAGAGGCAGTTGGAGATGACGGTGAAGTGGTTGGTCTTGATTTCAGCCAAAATATGCTGTCGGTAGCTGAGGATAGAAAGCAGCAGCATTCTTTCGATAATGTGGAGTTTGTACATGGCAATGCGATGGATTTGCCATTTGAAGATAATTATTTTGATTATGTTACCATCGGTTTCGGGTTGCGAAATGTCCCCGATTATTTACAAACTTTGAAAGAAATGCACCGCGTAGTAAAGCCAGGGGGAACAGTGGTTTGTCTAGAAACTTCTCAGCCCACCGGGACTTTATTTCGTAAAATCTACTATTTCTATTTTAAAAATATTATGCCTTTATTTGGGAAGATTTTCGCAAAAAGCTATCAAGAGTACGTCTGGTTGCATGAATCTGCTAAAGATTTTCCTGATAAAGAGCCGCTGAAAAGACTATTTGAAGATGCAGGGCTTATCAATGTACAGTACAAAAGTTATACAGGTGGCGTGGCAGCCGTGCATCTAGGTGAAAAACAAGGGAAGAAATAA
- a CDS encoding heptaprenyl diphosphate synthase component 1, whose product MTYTETIKYYTNLIHQTIHQSFLSKHLHRPELDIHKIVAIDTLVKDKPNQDELVRTTMLVQIALNTHDQINVHFNDGNVMEQQLTVLAGDYYSGIYYHLLANIDNISFIRLLADGINEMTQAKMTFYYSKYRDFNHFMSDYQVIECVLIDKVAHYVNKLENNRYLSKWIILKRLEFELVSLQKRGNTFFHRLAKENIDTIHDNMQLAKALKQYISKVSYELDTLAANKEQAVIPKDLDLFQLRSENNWNMVLEEGLSQ is encoded by the coding sequence ATGACATATACAGAAACGATAAAATACTATACAAATTTAATACATCAGACCATCCATCAAAGTTTTTTGAGCAAACATCTGCATCGTCCTGAACTAGATATACATAAAATTGTCGCTATCGACACTCTCGTGAAAGATAAACCAAACCAGGATGAATTAGTCCGAACTACAATGCTCGTGCAGATTGCTTTAAACACGCATGATCAAATCAATGTTCATTTTAACGATGGAAATGTAATGGAACAGCAGCTAACTGTACTCGCCGGTGATTACTATTCTGGCATCTATTATCATCTTCTAGCTAATATTGATAACATCAGCTTTATTCGCCTTCTTGCCGATGGAATCAATGAAATGACACAGGCGAAGATGACGTTCTATTACAGTAAGTATCGTGACTTTAATCATTTTATGTCGGACTATCAAGTAATTGAATGTGTTCTGATTGATAAAGTGGCGCATTATGTAAATAAATTAGAGAATAACCGTTATCTAAGCAAATGGATTATTCTCAAGCGTCTCGAGTTTGAACTTGTCTCACTCCAAAAAAGGGGTAACACTTTCTTTCATCGTCTGGCAAAAGAAAATATTGATACAATACATGATAACATGCAGCTTGCTAAAGCATTGAAACAATATATCTCAAAGGTCTCTTATGAATTAGATACACTTGCTGCTAATAAAGAGCAAGCTGTTATTCCTAAAGATCTTGATTTGTTTCAGCTTAGATCAGAGAACAATTGGAATATGGTACTGGAAGAAGGATTATCACAATGA